The following coding sequences lie in one Sphingobium sp. KCTC 72723 genomic window:
- a CDS encoding alpha/beta hydrolase produces MTTLLALLAAVAAPAPTPLAVASLTSGSGKAPAMMESDPSLPTHTLYRPIDLKKAGKLPILVWGNGGCSNLGNSARNFLTEIASHGILVIATGTIGELPRPKPSRTTSDPAPGDANGVWSPKVATPAMIQAIDWAIAQNSSATSKYRKRIDTVHVAVAGHSCGGLLALDASADPRVTTTIVMNSGALNDGRKPEGIDATKDGLRRVHGPILYVTGGKADVAFPNATDDVARIHHVPVFHLDRNVGHSGTYARTNGGAYGQVASAWLAWRLKGDRAAAAEFLDDGLVRRDPEWHLDAHY; encoded by the coding sequence ATGACTACCCTTCTCGCCCTGCTCGCCGCTGTTGCGGCCCCTGCGCCCACGCCACTTGCCGTGGCATCCCTGACCAGCGGATCGGGCAAAGCCCCTGCCATGATGGAAAGCGACCCGTCGCTGCCGACCCACACACTCTATCGCCCCATCGACCTGAAAAAGGCGGGCAAATTGCCTATTCTGGTCTGGGGCAATGGCGGGTGCAGCAACCTTGGCAATTCCGCGCGCAATTTCCTGACCGAAATCGCATCGCACGGCATATTGGTGATCGCGACCGGCACGATCGGCGAATTGCCCAGGCCCAAACCGTCCCGCACCACCAGCGATCCCGCGCCCGGCGACGCCAATGGCGTCTGGAGTCCCAAAGTCGCGACGCCCGCGATGATACAGGCGATCGACTGGGCAATTGCACAAAACAGCAGCGCCACCAGCAAATATAGAAAACGCATCGACACTGTCCATGTCGCTGTCGCGGGACATAGCTGCGGCGGCCTGCTCGCGCTCGACGCCAGCGCCGATCCGCGTGTGACGACAACGATCGTCATGAACAGCGGCGCGCTGAACGATGGCAGGAAACCCGAAGGCATAGACGCGACCAAGGATGGCCTGCGGCGCGTCCATGGCCCGATATTATATGTCACTGGCGGCAAAGCCGATGTCGCCTTCCCCAACGCGACCGACGACGTCGCCCGCATCCACCATGTTCCGGTTTTCCACCTCGATCGCAATGTCGGACATAGCGGCACCTATGCCCGGACCAACGGCGGCGCCTATGGGCAGGTCGCGTCGGCATGGCTGGCCTGGCGATTGAAGGGAGATCGCGCGGCGGCGGCGGAATTTCTGGATGACGGCTTGGTACGGCGTGACCCGGAATGGCATCTGGACGCGCATTATTGA
- a CDS encoding alpha/beta hydrolase family protein, whose translation MIRALATMLALLAAGNGSVAAVAQTISHVDGTLPAGGRWVVEKPADWNGTLLVWSRGYGGGRQEIQIAANGTRDWLLAHGYALAAADYSRPGWAIEEGVPDQIATIDAFVKRFGQPKRTIAWGNSMGGLITMALAERYPERLSAAMPSCGSIGGSVGMMNMALDGAFAFKTLIAPDSAIKLVNIDDDRANGALVQAVVDKAQTSAAGRARIALAAALGGLPGWSDPAAPQPAPDDHAEQQRQEAKSFNRGVFFPRADQERRAGGNFSWNIGIDYEARLKSSGRMEHVQALYKAAGLQLKQDLTTLNKTPRIAALPSAISYMRANYVPTGKLTIPMLSYHEIGDGMTSVSLQHAYVDAVKAADNSAMLRTGWVKAAGHCAFTAAEHIAALQTLEQRLDTGRWSADPAKLNMRAMSSGQGSGRFIAYAATPFPRPCTARMRTCR comes from the coding sequence GTGATCCGCGCCCTTGCGACCATGCTGGCCCTGCTCGCGGCCGGCAACGGTAGCGTCGCTGCGGTGGCGCAGACGATCAGCCATGTGGACGGCACGTTGCCGGCGGGCGGACGATGGGTGGTGGAAAAACCCGCCGACTGGAACGGCACGCTGCTGGTCTGGAGCCGGGGCTATGGCGGCGGCAGGCAGGAGATCCAGATCGCGGCGAATGGCACCCGCGACTGGTTGCTGGCGCATGGCTATGCGCTGGCAGCGGCGGACTATTCCCGGCCCGGCTGGGCGATAGAGGAGGGCGTGCCAGACCAGATCGCCACGATCGATGCGTTCGTAAAGCGGTTCGGCCAGCCAAAGCGCACCATCGCCTGGGGCAATTCCATGGGCGGGCTGATCACCATGGCGCTGGCCGAACGCTACCCGGAACGGCTGAGCGCCGCCATGCCATCCTGCGGGTCCATCGGCGGGTCGGTCGGCATGATGAACATGGCGCTGGATGGTGCCTTTGCCTTCAAGACGCTGATCGCGCCGGACAGTGCGATCAAGCTGGTCAACATCGATGACGACCGGGCCAATGGTGCGCTGGTGCAGGCTGTGGTGGACAAGGCCCAGACGAGCGCCGCAGGCCGCGCTCGGATCGCGCTGGCGGCCGCGCTTGGCGGCCTGCCGGGCTGGAGCGATCCTGCCGCGCCGCAACCGGCCCCGGACGATCACGCCGAACAGCAGCGGCAGGAGGCCAAATCCTTCAATCGCGGCGTCTTTTTCCCACGCGCCGATCAGGAAAGGCGGGCGGGCGGCAATTTTTCGTGGAATATCGGCATCGACTATGAAGCACGCCTGAAATCAAGTGGACGGATGGAGCATGTACAGGCGTTGTACAAGGCGGCTGGCCTACAGTTGAAGCAAGACCTGACGACACTCAACAAAACACCGCGCATCGCCGCTTTGCCATCAGCGATATCATATATGCGCGCCAATTATGTACCGACCGGCAAACTCACCATACCAATGTTGAGCTATCATGAAATCGGCGATGGCATGACTTCGGTCAGTCTCCAGCACGCCTATGTCGACGCTGTAAAGGCTGCGGACAACAGTGCGATGCTGCGCACCGGCTGGGTGAAGGCCGCCGGGCATTGCGCCTTTACCGCTGCCGAACATATCGCCGCGCTTCAGACGCTCGAACAGCGGCTCGATACCGGACGTTGGTCGGCGGACCCCGCCAAGCTCAATATGCGCGCGATGTCGTCGGGTCAGGGCAGCGGGCGTTTCATCGCCTATGCCGCCACCCCCTTCCCCCGCCCCTGCACTGCTCGCATGAGGACTTGCCGATGA
- a CDS encoding LacI family DNA-binding transcriptional regulator: MTRADAPPRPNKARNAGSGRPTLENVARKAGVSSATVSRYLNNPAIVAEDTARRIRQAVDETGYVPNLLAGGLASNRSRLVAVIVPSVSLSIFNDTIDAIVEALSVAGYTAMLGLSGENDSRLATVVDAAIARRPDGIIITASGTAPIRHRLEQSGITIIETWDLPDVPLDIAVGFSHRAVGRAIGEFACAHGYRNPLVISADGQRARSRYDGIVEALAGHGVAAPPVDYLGGTTRFGEGRRRFAHAMDSGMQPDLIICSSDWLAQGVIVEALSRGIHIPQDMGIIGFGDLAFAAEMEPPITTVRIPGDSIGNRAVEALVRRAAGEDVDAVVDVGFELVTRGTTRADI, translated from the coding sequence ATGACCCGTGCCGATGCGCCGCCCCGGCCAAACAAGGCGCGGAATGCCGGTAGTGGTCGTCCGACGTTGGAAAATGTCGCGCGCAAGGCGGGCGTGTCGTCGGCTACGGTGTCGCGCTATCTGAACAATCCCGCCATCGTCGCGGAAGATACTGCGCGGCGCATACGCCAGGCGGTGGATGAAACGGGCTATGTTCCCAATCTGCTGGCCGGTGGGCTGGCTTCCAACCGCAGCCGGTTGGTGGCCGTGATCGTGCCGAGCGTGTCGCTGTCGATCTTCAACGATACGATCGACGCGATTGTCGAGGCGCTGTCGGTGGCAGGCTATACCGCGATGCTGGGCCTGTCGGGGGAAAATGACTCGCGGCTGGCGACCGTGGTCGACGCGGCGATTGCGCGGCGGCCCGACGGCATCATCATTACCGCGTCGGGGACAGCGCCGATCCGGCACCGGCTGGAACAATCGGGCATCACCATCATCGAGACATGGGATTTGCCCGACGTTCCGCTCGACATCGCGGTCGGCTTTTCCCATCGCGCCGTGGGACGCGCGATCGGCGAATTTGCCTGCGCCCATGGCTATCGCAATCCGCTGGTCATCTCGGCCGATGGCCAGCGCGCGCGCAGTCGCTATGACGGTATCGTCGAAGCGCTGGCGGGGCATGGCGTGGCCGCGCCGCCGGTCGATTATCTGGGCGGCACCACCCGCTTTGGCGAAGGGCGGCGCCGTTTTGCCCATGCGATGGATAGCGGGATGCAGCCGGATCTGATCATTTGCAGTTCCGACTGGCTGGCGCAGGGCGTGATCGTCGAAGCATTGAGCAGGGGCATTCATATTCCGCAGGATATGGGCATTATCGGCTTTGGCGACCTGGCCTTCGCAGCAGAAATGGAGCCGCCCATCACCACGGTGCGTATTCCCGGCGACAGTATCGGCAACCGGGCCGTCGAAGCGCTGGTGCGCCGTGCGGCGGGGGAGGATGTGGACGCCGTGGTCGATGTCGGGTTCGAACTTGTGACGCGCGGCACGACCCGCGCCGATATTTAG
- a CDS encoding cytochrome P450 → MSGCPRHSQFDPLAPESFDSPYALYADLQAQCPVAWSDGWGGFWALTRYEDVATVAAQHDTYITSVQNVIPKVAFTGRRPPLHLDPPNHTPYRRALNPLLSEKRVSKLEPVVRRHCAALIAPLVDAGASEICSDFSSRLPILVFAEWMNLPPAEVLTLAETGRVYNLAVQANQDDVVKESSLALYQMARDLVAKRKAQPMDPLDDATSALLAARVDGQPLPEEMIVGTIRQVLVVGIIAPTVLFGSIMVHLARDQTLQSALRADLSRIPAAVEEFLRLYTPYRGFARTANRDVEIGGQSIAKDEPIALVYAAANRDPSIFANPDQFDADRPNIGDHIAFGRGAHHCPGAHLARLQMRVALEEMLVRTSRFTLAGKPKQTRFPEIGAMAVPVALFPA, encoded by the coding sequence ATGTCGGGTTGCCCGCGACATTCACAATTCGATCCGCTGGCACCGGAAAGCTTCGACAGCCCCTATGCGCTCTATGCCGATCTTCAGGCACAATGCCCGGTCGCATGGTCGGATGGCTGGGGCGGCTTCTGGGCCTTGACCCGGTATGAAGATGTCGCGACCGTCGCGGCGCAGCATGACACCTATATAACGTCGGTCCAGAATGTGATTCCCAAGGTCGCCTTCACCGGCCGCCGCCCCCCGCTCCACCTCGACCCGCCCAACCACACGCCCTATCGCCGCGCGCTCAACCCGCTCCTGTCGGAAAAGCGCGTATCGAAACTGGAGCCGGTCGTCCGCCGCCATTGCGCCGCGTTGATCGCACCGCTGGTCGACGCTGGCGCCAGTGAAATCTGTAGCGATTTTTCCAGCCGCCTGCCCATCCTCGTCTTTGCCGAATGGATGAACCTGCCCCCTGCCGAAGTGCTGACGCTCGCCGAAACCGGGCGCGTCTATAATCTGGCGGTGCAGGCCAATCAGGACGATGTCGTCAAGGAAAGCAGCCTGGCCCTATACCAGATGGCGCGCGATCTGGTCGCAAAGCGCAAGGCGCAGCCGATGGACCCGCTGGACGATGCGACCAGCGCCCTGCTGGCCGCGCGCGTGGATGGCCAGCCATTGCCCGAAGAAATGATCGTCGGCACCATCCGGCAGGTGCTGGTCGTGGGCATTATCGCGCCGACCGTGCTGTTTGGCAGCATCATGGTCCATCTGGCCCGCGATCAGACGCTGCAATCGGCTTTACGCGCCGACCTGTCGCGCATCCCCGCAGCGGTCGAGGAGTTTCTGCGGCTCTATACGCCCTATCGCGGCTTTGCCCGGACGGCCAATCGCGATGTCGAGATTGGCGGGCAGTCGATAGCCAAGGACGAGCCGATCGCGCTGGTCTATGCGGCAGCCAATCGCGATCCATCGATATTTGCAAACCCCGATCAGTTCGACGCCGACCGTCCCAATATCGGCGATCATATCGCTTTCGGACGCGGCGCCCACCATTGCCCAGGCGCGCATCTCGCGCGGCTCCAGATGCGTGTCGCGCTGGAGGAAATGCTGGTCAGGACCAGCCGTTTCACGCTCGCTGGCAAACCCAAACAGACTCGTTTTCCAGAGATCGGGGCGATGGCCGTCCCCGTCGCCCTGTTCCCCGCATAA
- a CDS encoding TonB-dependent receptor domain-containing protein, whose amino-acid sequence MHSIHPRQAYRFTLLAGIAMCGMVAPAHAHIADQAEAAPAPQNDVADIVVTGTSIRGVAPVGAPVTSLDQESIQLQPGSTTTELLRNVPSIANLGASDQYFGAANNSNANITGGNGINLRGLGTEATLTLVNGHRVPPAGTQGQFFDPSIIPTFAIGKMEVMADGGSAIYGSDAVGGVVNILLRKNFNGVEISARQGFNGDVHSYQVGGIAGHRWDSGSIMIAYEHSERTPLAASARSLYTDDLRPYGGTDQRSFNSNPGNILVGATRYGIPSGQNGVGLTAAQIRATPANRQSAYEGVDAIPGQKRDSVIGMIEQELTSNLKIWGQGFYAHRVLDRIVGASSANLTVPRANPFFVHPTNPAAASVTVNYSFIDDYGVRDTNAYQTSWQGSAGFDLDIANNWKLSGYGSYGRNSEERALQDINSAQLTAALRDTNPLTAFNPFGDGSFTNPATLAKIRAYSAIGAVYTLKDFGATLDGDLFTLPGGAVKLALGAEYQDHSLRSYFRNTTAGADNSIVVYTPSRTSRTVKSGYAELFVPVVGRDNAMAGMEELSLSAALRHDDYSDFGGTTNPKFAVRYKPFDGLSFRGTFGKSFRAPTLSDIDPKTLTISLQDFTDPASASGVTRTLWVRGGSDTLGPEKATIWSLGFDYQPGFASGLNLSVTYFNVDYRNRIETPGNNTLALTPAIQAQLGSLVTRNPSAALVQSFLNNPLYTGVKEDPANILAFVDGRKVNIGRLKTQGVEGSFTYVGDVSFGQVSAGVSGTYNLNFKRSTIPNVAPIDVLDTINNPLEFRARGNVGLNSGGFDGNVFVNYSAGYLNNSVTPVQHVKSYTTVDLSLRQKIADNVGFGLKNVTFSADVQNLFNRAPPPVLNGTLAFDPQVASILGRYFTVGVRASW is encoded by the coding sequence ATGCATTCCATTCACCCCCGTCAGGCCTATCGCTTCACGCTGCTGGCCGGCATCGCCATGTGCGGGATGGTCGCGCCCGCCCATGCCCATATTGCCGATCAGGCTGAAGCGGCTCCAGCGCCGCAAAATGACGTGGCCGACATCGTCGTGACCGGCACCAGCATTCGCGGCGTCGCGCCGGTCGGTGCGCCGGTGACCAGCCTGGACCAGGAATCCATCCAGTTGCAGCCAGGGTCGACCACCACCGAATTATTGCGCAACGTCCCCTCCATCGCCAATCTGGGCGCAAGCGACCAATATTTCGGCGCGGCCAACAACAGCAACGCCAACATCACCGGCGGCAACGGCATCAACCTGCGCGGGCTGGGCACCGAAGCGACGCTGACGCTGGTCAATGGCCACCGCGTCCCGCCCGCCGGCACGCAGGGACAGTTTTTCGATCCGTCGATCATCCCCACCTTTGCCATCGGCAAGATGGAAGTGATGGCCGACGGCGGTTCGGCCATCTATGGATCCGACGCGGTAGGCGGGGTGGTCAACATCCTGCTGCGCAAGAATTTCAATGGCGTGGAAATTTCCGCCAGGCAGGGTTTCAACGGCGACGTCCACAGCTATCAGGTCGGGGGCATTGCCGGACACCGGTGGGATAGCGGCAGCATCATGATCGCCTATGAACATAGCGAGCGAACGCCGCTCGCCGCCTCGGCCCGTTCGCTCTACACCGACGACCTGCGTCCCTATGGCGGCACCGATCAGCGCTCCTTCAATTCCAACCCCGGCAACATATTGGTGGGGGCGACCCGCTATGGCATCCCGTCGGGCCAGAATGGCGTCGGCCTGACCGCTGCCCAGATCCGTGCGACTCCCGCCAACCGCCAGAGCGCCTATGAAGGGGTGGACGCCATCCCCGGTCAGAAGCGCGATTCCGTCATCGGCATGATCGAGCAGGAATTGACGTCGAACCTGAAAATCTGGGGTCAGGGATTTTACGCCCATCGCGTGCTGGACCGGATCGTCGGTGCGTCTTCCGCCAACCTGACGGTGCCGCGCGCCAACCCTTTCTTCGTGCATCCGACCAATCCCGCCGCCGCCAGCGTGACGGTCAATTACAGCTTCATCGACGATTATGGCGTGCGCGATACCAATGCGTACCAGACCAGCTGGCAGGGTTCGGCCGGTTTCGATCTGGACATCGCCAATAACTGGAAACTTTCAGGCTATGGCAGCTACGGCCGCAATTCCGAAGAACGCGCGCTTCAGGACATCAATAGCGCGCAGTTGACCGCCGCGCTGCGCGACACCAATCCGTTGACAGCGTTCAATCCCTTTGGCGACGGCAGCTTCACCAATCCCGCGACACTGGCCAAGATCCGCGCCTATTCAGCGATCGGGGCCGTCTACACGCTCAAGGATTTCGGCGCGACGCTGGACGGCGACCTGTTCACCCTGCCCGGCGGCGCGGTCAAGCTGGCACTGGGCGCGGAATATCAGGATCACAGCCTGCGATCCTATTTCCGCAACACCACCGCAGGTGCCGACAACAGCATCGTCGTCTACACGCCATCGCGCACGTCGCGGACCGTGAAATCAGGCTATGCCGAACTGTTCGTGCCGGTCGTGGGCCGCGACAATGCAATGGCGGGCATGGAGGAACTGTCGCTGTCGGCTGCGTTGCGGCATGATGATTACAGCGACTTTGGCGGCACGACCAATCCCAAATTCGCCGTCCGCTACAAGCCGTTCGACGGCCTCAGTTTCCGTGGCACCTTCGGCAAATCCTTCCGTGCGCCGACCTTGTCGGACATCGACCCCAAAACGCTGACAATCAGCCTTCAGGACTTTACCGACCCCGCCTCCGCGTCCGGCGTTACCCGCACATTGTGGGTGCGCGGCGGTTCCGACACGCTTGGCCCGGAAAAGGCGACCATCTGGTCGCTGGGTTTCGATTATCAGCCTGGCTTCGCCAGCGGCCTCAACCTGTCGGTCACCTATTTCAACGTCGATTATCGCAACCGGATCGAAACGCCCGGTAACAACACGCTGGCGCTGACCCCTGCCATTCAGGCGCAGTTGGGATCGCTGGTCACGCGCAATCCTTCGGCGGCGCTGGTCCAATCCTTCCTCAACAATCCGCTCTATACCGGGGTGAAGGAAGACCCCGCCAATATTCTGGCATTTGTGGACGGGCGGAAAGTCAATATCGGGCGCCTCAAGACGCAGGGTGTGGAAGGATCCTTCACCTATGTCGGCGACGTCAGCTTCGGTCAGGTCAGCGCGGGCGTCAGTGGCACCTACAACCTCAATTTCAAACGCAGCACCATCCCCAATGTCGCGCCGATCGACGTGCTGGACACCATCAACAATCCGCTGGAATTTCGCGCCCGTGGCAATGTCGGCCTGAACAGCGGCGGGTTTGACGGCAATGTCTTCGTCAACTATTCGGCGGGCTATCTCAACAATTCCGTCACCCCGGTGCAGCATGTCAAATCCTACACCACCGTCGATCTCTCGCTCCGGCAGAAGATCGCCGATAATGTCGGGTTCGGGTTGAAGAATGTGACCTTCTCGGCCGATGTGCAAAATCTGTTCAATCGCGCGCCGCCGCCCGTGTTGAACGGCACGCTGGCCTTCGATCCGCAGGTGGCGAGCATATTGGGCCGCTATTTCACCGTCGGCGTGCGGGCCAGCTGGTGA
- a CDS encoding potassium transporter Kup produces MTDDVSDASGEGFGAHGKLPVLALGALGVVFGDIGTSPLYALKESFVGHHPLAVDGDHIFGVLSLIFWTMTLIVTLKYVFIVMRADNQGEGGSMALLALISQKLGETRWTPAVAMLGVLATALFYGDAIITPAISVLSAVEGLTVVNAAFAPFVLPIAIAILIGLFLIQKHGTARVGALFGPVMVVYFLVLAALGIANLLRHPDIVGIINPLWALNFFLIDPKLAFLALGSVVLAVTGAEALYADMGHFGRKAISISWLYAAFPCLLLNYMGQGALLLDNPAAAENPFFLLAPEWARLPLVILATMATIIASQAVISGAFSVTQQAVQLGFLPRLRITHTSASAAGQIYVPLVNWSLLVLVLLLVLGFRSSSNLAAAYGIAVTGTMVITACMMGVLTFSVWRWNPWLAGLATGTFLLIDGAYFASNATKIPDGGWFPLLVAAVAFIALTTWSTGRKIMHHYLMEGAMELELFITSVTQSLKRVPGTAIFLSSRVEGVPPAMLHNVKHNKVLHERNIVLTVQTERIPHLPHSGRAQVTDFGHDFYRVLLRHGYMEEVDIPAAMKAVDGCGGAINVSDTSYFLSRQTLIASARPGMAIWREKLFAWMMRNAETPMEFFNLPTNRVVELGSQVEI; encoded by the coding sequence ATGACAGATGATGTGAGCGATGCTTCAGGCGAGGGATTTGGCGCGCACGGGAAACTGCCGGTTCTGGCGCTGGGCGCACTGGGCGTCGTCTTTGGCGATATCGGAACGTCGCCCCTCTATGCGCTGAAGGAAAGTTTCGTCGGGCACCATCCGCTGGCCGTGGACGGCGACCATATCTTTGGCGTGCTTTCGCTGATTTTCTGGACGATGACTTTGATCGTCACGCTCAAATATGTCTTCATCGTCATGCGTGCGGACAATCAGGGCGAAGGCGGCAGCATGGCGTTGCTCGCGCTGATCTCGCAAAAGCTGGGCGAAACACGGTGGACACCGGCGGTCGCGATGCTGGGCGTTCTTGCGACTGCGCTTTTCTACGGCGATGCCATCATTACGCCTGCCATATCGGTTCTGTCGGCGGTAGAGGGTCTGACGGTGGTCAATGCTGCCTTTGCGCCCTTTGTCCTGCCGATCGCCATTGCCATCCTGATCGGCCTTTTCCTGATCCAGAAACATGGAACGGCGCGGGTTGGCGCTTTGTTCGGACCTGTGATGGTGGTCTATTTTCTGGTGCTGGCGGCGCTGGGTATCGCCAATCTCCTGCGGCATCCCGATATCGTCGGAATCATCAATCCATTGTGGGCGCTCAATTTCTTCCTGATCGACCCCAAGCTGGCCTTCCTCGCTCTGGGTTCGGTCGTGCTGGCGGTGACGGGGGCCGAAGCGCTCTATGCTGATATGGGCCATTTCGGCCGGAAGGCGATCAGCATTTCCTGGCTCTATGCCGCCTTCCCCTGCCTGTTGCTCAACTATATGGGGCAGGGCGCGCTGCTCCTCGACAATCCGGCTGCCGCCGAAAATCCCTTCTTTCTGCTCGCGCCGGAATGGGCGCGGCTGCCGCTGGTCATTCTGGCGACGATGGCAACGATCATTGCCAGTCAGGCTGTCATATCGGGTGCCTTTTCCGTGACGCAGCAGGCCGTGCAACTGGGTTTCCTGCCGCGCCTGCGCATCACGCATACCAGCGCATCGGCGGCGGGCCAGATTTACGTCCCGCTGGTCAACTGGTCGCTGCTCGTCCTTGTGCTGCTGCTGGTCCTGGGGTTCCGTTCGTCCAGCAATCTGGCCGCCGCTTATGGCATAGCGGTTACCGGGACGATGGTGATCACGGCCTGCATGATGGGCGTCCTGACGTTCAGCGTGTGGCGCTGGAACCCCTGGCTCGCCGGGCTGGCGACCGGCACCTTCCTGTTGATCGACGGCGCATATTTCGCGTCCAACGCGACCAAGATACCCGATGGTGGCTGGTTTCCGCTATTGGTTGCGGCCGTCGCTTTCATTGCGCTGACGACATGGTCCACCGGGCGCAAGATCATGCACCATTATCTGATGGAAGGTGCGATGGAGTTGGAACTGTTCATCACATCGGTCACCCAATCGTTGAAACGTGTCCCCGGAACCGCCATTTTCCTGTCGTCGCGGGTTGAAGGCGTACCGCCAGCGATGTTGCACAATGTGAAGCACAACAAGGTTCTGCACGAACGGAACATCGTGTTGACCGTGCAAACCGAACGTATTCCCCACCTGCCACATAGCGGCAGGGCGCAAGTGACGGATTTCGGGCATGACTTCTACCGCGTTCTGCTGCGTCACGGTTACATGGAAGAAGTCGACATTCCTGCTGCCATGAAGGCCGTGGACGGGTGCGGGGGTGCCATCAATGTCAGCGACACAAGCTATTTTCTCAGCCGTCAGACCCTGATCGCGTCGGCAAGGCCGGGCATGGCCATTTGGCGGGAGAAACTCTTCGCCTGGATGATGCGCAATGCGGAAACGCCGATGGAATTTTTCAACCTTCCCACCAACCGCGTGGTCGAACTGGGATCGCAGGTTGAAATCTGA
- a CDS encoding aromatic ring-hydroxylating dioxygenase subunit alpha, whose translation MAYLENAWYVAGWDDEVPQGGLLSRRLLDKPILFFRDEAGAVKALHGVCPHRYAPLARGTLVDGMIQCGYHGLGFGADGACVHNPFGAPLKNMALRAYPIVERHSAIWIWMGEAERADAALIPDFGFNDPATAWVGKGYLTVKAGYELEIENILDLSHVQFLHPTTLGSDKVSDGHYAWKQEGETIWSNRDIKDEMMTPQLASAMGLVPGTLADRWVYVRWNAPANMAIFAGAVATGRPRDEGRETPTAHLFTPETSRSSHYWYAIAFPKSMGAVGEQMAQEQVDFLRAPFELEDLPMLEDQQANIGNRDFRQMKLGWLPGDAAGARARNLLYARIDAEVGAKSA comes from the coding sequence ATGGCCTATTTAGAAAATGCCTGGTATGTCGCGGGGTGGGATGATGAAGTGCCACAGGGCGGCCTGTTATCGCGCCGGTTGCTGGACAAGCCGATCCTGTTTTTCCGCGACGAAGCGGGCGCCGTAAAGGCGCTGCATGGCGTCTGTCCGCATCGCTATGCTCCCCTGGCGCGCGGCACGCTCGTCGATGGCATGATCCAGTGTGGCTATCATGGGCTGGGCTTTGGCGCGGATGGCGCTTGCGTCCACAATCCTTTCGGCGCGCCGCTCAAGAATATGGCTTTGCGCGCTTACCCGATAGTGGAGCGCCACAGCGCGATCTGGATCTGGATGGGAGAGGCGGAGCGCGCCGATGCGGCCCTGATCCCCGATTTCGGCTTTAACGACCCGGCAACCGCGTGGGTCGGCAAAGGCTATCTGACCGTCAAGGCAGGCTATGAGCTGGAAATAGAGAATATCCTCGACCTGAGCCACGTCCAGTTCCTGCACCCCACCACGCTGGGCAGCGACAAGGTTTCCGATGGTCATTATGCCTGGAAGCAGGAGGGCGAAACGATATGGTCGAACCGCGACATCAAAGACGAAATGATGACGCCGCAACTGGCATCGGCCATGGGACTGGTGCCGGGAACGCTGGCGGATCGCTGGGTCTACGTGCGGTGGAATGCGCCGGCCAACATGGCGATCTTTGCCGGTGCGGTGGCCACCGGCCGGCCCAGGGATGAAGGGCGCGAAACGCCGACCGCGCACCTGTTTACCCCGGAAACGAGCCGCAGCTCGCACTACTGGTATGCAATCGCCTTTCCCAAAAGCATGGGCGCGGTCGGGGAGCAGATGGCACAGGAACAGGTCGACTTCCTGCGCGCACCGTTCGAACTGGAAGACCTGCCCATGCTGGAGGATCAGCAGGCCAATATCGGAAATCGCGATTTTCGGCAGATGAAACTGGGCTGGCTGCCGGGGGATGCAGCGGGCGCCAGGGCGCGAAACCTGCTCTACGCCCGCATAGATGCGGAGGTCGGCGCCAAAAGCGCATGA